One genomic window of Trueperaceae bacterium includes the following:
- the ribF gene encoding riboflavin biosynthesis protein RibF gives MTARGGVVCIGNFDGVHLGHRRVLARMRELADAAGAPAVVVTFFPPARVLFEGATYLATPAEKLLALEGFAPDTVASLAFDRALAATPKAAWLAELAALRPRAVVVGEDFRFGHGREGGLADLRTITPQLEAVPLFELDGAPVRSTTIRGLLVAGDVTGAARLLGAPYLARGTVTSGQHRGRTIGYPTANLIVPHGKALPPGVFAVTVTVAGAVHGGMANVGARPTFAEAAPALEVHLFDFAADIYDVEVDVRFVTRLRDQRRFAGIDELKAQLAADEVAARAALAR, from the coding sequence GTGACTGCGCGCGGCGGCGTCGTGTGCATCGGCAACTTCGACGGCGTGCACCTGGGGCACCGGCGCGTCCTGGCGCGCATGCGAGAGCTGGCGGACGCCGCCGGGGCTCCCGCCGTCGTCGTCACCTTCTTCCCTCCCGCGCGGGTCCTGTTCGAGGGCGCCACCTACCTCGCCACGCCGGCCGAGAAGCTGCTCGCCCTCGAGGGGTTCGCGCCCGACACCGTCGCGAGCCTGGCGTTCGACCGCGCCTTGGCCGCCACGCCGAAGGCGGCGTGGCTGGCCGAGCTGGCCGCGCTCCGCCCCCGCGCCGTGGTCGTCGGCGAGGACTTCCGCTTCGGGCACGGGCGCGAGGGCGGCCTCGCCGACCTCCGCACCATCACGCCCCAGCTCGAGGCGGTCCCGCTGTTCGAGTTGGACGGCGCCCCCGTCAGGTCGACCACCATCAGGGGCCTGCTCGTCGCCGGCGACGTGACGGGCGCCGCGCGCCTCCTCGGCGCTCCCTACCTGGCGCGCGGCACGGTCACGAGCGGCCAGCACCGGGGCCGGACGATCGGCTACCCCACCGCCAACCTGATCGTCCCCCACGGCAAGGCGCTGCCGCCCGGCGTCTTCGCCGTGACCGTCACCGTCGCCGGGGCCGTGCACGGCGGGATGGCCAACGTCGGGGCTCGGCCCACCTTCGCCGAGGCGGCGCCCGCCCTCGAGGTCCACCTGTTCGACTTCGCCGCCGACATCTACGACGTCGAGGTCGACGTCCGCTTCGTGACCCGCCTGCGCGACCAGCGGCGCTTCGCAGGGATCGACGAGCTGAAGGCCCAACTGGCGGCCGACGAGGTCGCGGCGCGCGCGGCGCTGGCGCGCTGA
- a CDS encoding S9 family peptidase: protein MPRPLAAADLLTLSFVSGVQAAPDGGAAAWVVTDIVPGTEGAPPRYRSRVHLATDLKRRGGRAFTLGDYSDTAPRFSPDGTRLAFLRVSAPKTPPQLHVMPLTGGEPLRLTDHAAGVGTFAWAPSGRELVYATNADYKDEAGEKGLPRRITRRYWRGDGVGVLPTEPAQLHAVGARGGKPRRLTDLPEAPALVAFAPDGRSLWVTVPAGERPEGDHLTALLHVDLESGAFEERLAGLAGISTLAPSPDGRWLAYTANQVPSDLASEAGVWLLPTDGSGAPRLVSGASLTPPSAGGDARYGAYAATPAWSGDGATLLINVNHRGASGLSRLDVASGELTPLQGGRRVVTAFSAPAEDGPLVALFVAERPDAPGEVHALWSDGRETRLSGVNDAWRRRHELVDSEGPFPAGAGGAEYWLLRPARPRPDGAAVLQVHGGPHTNYGYGFSFEFQLLAARGYAVVFGNPRGSSSYGTAFATGFLGAYGTVDADDVMAFAEEGRARLGRPDAPVHLTGGSYGGFMTNWLVGHTDRFRSAVTQRSICNWTSMYGTSDIGPWFVERQLGGVAWGDVATLWRQSPLRLADKVVTPLLIVHSEEDHRCPIEQAEQLFSVLKRLGKAETEFLRVPGEGHDLSRSGRPDRRVARLLAIVDWFERHP from the coding sequence ATGCCGAGACCGCTGGCAGCCGCCGACCTCCTCACCCTCTCCTTCGTGTCGGGGGTGCAGGCCGCCCCCGACGGCGGGGCCGCCGCGTGGGTGGTGACCGACATCGTCCCCGGCACCGAGGGCGCGCCCCCGCGCTACCGCAGCCGCGTCCACCTCGCCACCGACCTCAAGCGCAGGGGCGGACGGGCGTTCACGCTGGGCGACTACTCCGACACCGCGCCGCGCTTCTCCCCCGACGGGACCCGGCTGGCGTTCCTCCGCGTGAGCGCGCCGAAGACGCCGCCGCAGCTGCACGTCATGCCCCTGACGGGCGGCGAGCCGCTGCGCCTCACGGATCACGCCGCCGGCGTCGGGACGTTCGCCTGGGCGCCCTCCGGCCGCGAACTCGTCTACGCGACGAACGCCGACTACAAGGACGAGGCGGGCGAGAAGGGCCTGCCCCGGCGCATCACCCGCCGCTACTGGCGCGGCGACGGCGTCGGGGTGCTGCCGACCGAGCCGGCGCAGCTTCACGCCGTGGGAGCGCGTGGTGGCAAACCGCGGCGCCTCACCGACCTGCCCGAAGCGCCGGCCCTGGTCGCGTTCGCCCCGGACGGCCGCTCGTTGTGGGTCACGGTGCCGGCGGGCGAGCGGCCGGAGGGGGACCACCTCACCGCGCTGCTTCACGTCGACCTCGAGTCGGGCGCCTTCGAGGAGCGCCTCGCCGGCCTTGCCGGCATCTCCACCCTGGCGCCCTCGCCCGACGGCCGCTGGTTGGCGTACACGGCCAACCAGGTGCCGAGCGACCTGGCGTCGGAGGCCGGGGTGTGGCTCCTGCCGACCGACGGGAGCGGCGCGCCGCGCCTCGTGTCTGGCGCCAGCCTGACGCCCCCCAGCGCAGGCGGGGACGCGCGCTACGGCGCGTACGCCGCCACCCCGGCCTGGAGTGGGGACGGCGCCACGCTCCTCATCAACGTGAACCACCGCGGCGCCAGCGGCCTCTCTAGGCTCGACGTCGCGTCGGGAGAGCTCACCCCGCTGCAGGGCGGCCGCCGCGTCGTGACCGCATTCTCCGCCCCGGCGGAGGACGGCCCCCTGGTGGCGCTGTTCGTGGCCGAGCGCCCCGACGCGCCCGGCGAGGTGCACGCGCTCTGGAGTGACGGGCGCGAGACCCGGCTCAGCGGCGTCAACGACGCGTGGCGCCGCCGGCACGAGCTGGTCGACAGCGAGGGACCCTTCCCCGCGGGCGCCGGGGGGGCGGAGTACTGGCTGCTGCGCCCGGCTCGCCCGCGCCCAGACGGGGCGGCGGTCTTGCAGGTGCACGGCGGGCCCCACACGAACTACGGCTACGGCTTCTCCTTCGAGTTCCAGCTCCTCGCGGCTCGCGGCTACGCGGTCGTCTTCGGTAACCCCCGCGGGAGCAGCAGCTACGGCACCGCCTTCGCGACGGGCTTCCTCGGCGCCTACGGCACGGTCGACGCCGACGACGTCATGGCCTTCGCGGAAGAGGGCCGCGCGCGCCTGGGCCGCCCCGACGCGCCCGTCCACCTGACCGGGGGTAGCTACGGCGGGTTCATGACGAACTGGTTGGTGGGCCACACCGACCGCTTCCGCTCGGCCGTCACGCAGCGGAGCATCTGCAACTGGACGAGCATGTACGGCACGTCCGACATCGGCCCCTGGTTCGTGGAGCGGCAACTGGGCGGCGTCGCCTGGGGCGACGTGGCCACGCTCTGGCGCCAGAGCCCGCTGCGCCTCGCCGACAAGGTGGTGACGCCCCTACTGATCGTGCACTCGGAGGAGGACCACCGCTGCCCGATAGAACAGGCGGAGCAGCTCTTCTCAGTCCTAAAGCGGCTCGGCAAGGCCGAGACGGAGTTCCTCCGAGTCCCGGGCGAGGGTCACGACCTGTCGCGGTCGGGCCGACCGGACCGGCGGGTTGCGCGGCTGCTGGCGATCGTCGACTGGTTCGAGCGGCACCCCTGA
- a CDS encoding DUF4062 domain-containing protein, whose amino-acid sequence MATIIAVITAVGVVVTILANLTNIARFVHERRERRGSPPGVPVAMAAGASGGAALALTPPRPPPSAILTPDQRIRVFVSSTLQELATERALVRSAIEDLHLTPVMFELGARAHPPADLYRAYLAQSDVFVGIYGESYGWVAPGANVSGLEDEYLSSSALPSLIYVKAPAPQRDERLEALLARVRDEARASYRRYSTPQELAELVSEDLAVLLTERFHRPAAGADGDDPTAEPAPRDWQAGAFDAFVGPPTSGVVEQVPPLPLAPLPRPLTSFVGRADSLRRLSELVLLPDTRLVTLHGPGGIGKSRLALEAARGMKDAFRDGVAFVSLDSVRDPALVPTEIAFAVGLYETATSGPVERLVSVLGRRELLLVLDNFEGLLTAVPHVTRLLAAAPGLKVMVTSRTLLRLSGEVSFPVPPMNLPEADMPLTPAAALEFGAVKLFVERVRAVLPAFELDDEAVASVVNVCRRLDGLPLSIELAAARLGTMSVSALEERMTQLLPLLTGGPRDAPARQRTLRATIAWSYDLLDREQRVLFVHMAVFEGSADLESIEEVLGPKPGILDGLRALVDASLLTRLDPDAGRLGLLETLREFAREELTKDPLLPELERRHAHHFLELVAAVPDALRGPEQQRWLERLRHDEGNLRNAFGWFVKQGDAVSATTMAVRLRPYWQRVGALEEGRRRLAQAAAVPGEVDDGLRARAALADGVLAWRQGDLATAGTVLERALALAQGVADVVTVTTAQRVLGALAQNHADYLKATRLLEAGAAGAKARGDVEAVASTYLSLGNVALDQGRSEVAVGYYQDSLQLARRTGDTWGTAMALDNLSVAAWYAGDLATADRLGREALALYQELVLPSGCANIWHRDALVAYARGDLATAEAQGRVALRVRRAQGEARGAAFVIYDLARVALARGDAAGAATLLAEGLELALPQQAPVLDLLYVQGTAAYLVQMERFDEAYVLLRVVDAWRERIGVPVAPVNRREVERLKQQVERVMTRKERKERIGLEAMARQLTYEEAVERATYALGISGYGRTAKA is encoded by the coding sequence ATGGCAACGATCATCGCCGTGATCACCGCGGTCGGCGTGGTGGTCACCATACTTGCCAACCTGACCAACATCGCGCGCTTCGTGCACGAGAGGCGCGAGCGGCGCGGCTCGCCTCCGGGCGTGCCGGTAGCGATGGCGGCCGGTGCGAGCGGTGGCGCGGCCTTGGCGCTCACTCCTCCGCGGCCGCCGCCCTCCGCCATCCTCACGCCGGACCAACGCATCAGGGTGTTCGTCTCCTCCACGCTGCAAGAACTCGCCACCGAGCGCGCGCTCGTCAGGAGCGCCATCGAGGACCTTCACCTCACGCCGGTCATGTTCGAGCTCGGGGCGCGGGCCCACCCGCCCGCGGACCTCTACCGCGCCTACCTGGCCCAGAGCGACGTGTTCGTGGGGATCTACGGCGAGAGCTACGGCTGGGTGGCCCCGGGCGCTAACGTCAGCGGCCTGGAGGACGAGTACTTGTCGTCCTCCGCGCTCCCGAGCCTCATCTACGTGAAGGCGCCCGCGCCCCAGCGCGACGAGCGGCTGGAGGCGCTGCTCGCGCGGGTGAGGGACGAGGCGCGCGCTTCCTACCGTCGCTACTCGACGCCGCAGGAGCTGGCCGAGCTGGTGAGCGAGGACCTGGCCGTGCTCCTGACCGAACGGTTCCATCGGCCCGCGGCCGGCGCCGACGGGGACGACCCCACGGCGGAGCCCGCCCCGCGGGACTGGCAGGCAGGGGCGTTCGACGCGTTCGTGGGCCCCCCGACGAGCGGCGTGGTCGAACAGGTGCCGCCACTGCCGCTGGCGCCCCTGCCACGACCGCTCACCTCCTTCGTCGGCCGCGCCGACAGCCTGCGCCGGCTCTCCGAACTCGTGCTACTGCCGGACACGCGCCTCGTCACCCTGCACGGTCCCGGCGGCATCGGCAAGAGCCGCCTGGCGCTCGAGGCGGCGCGAGGCATGAAGGACGCCTTCCGTGACGGCGTCGCTTTCGTGTCGCTCGACTCGGTGCGCGACCCGGCGCTCGTCCCCACCGAGATCGCCTTCGCCGTCGGCCTCTACGAGACCGCCACCTCGGGGCCGGTGGAGAGGCTCGTCAGCGTGCTCGGCCGCCGCGAACTCCTCCTGGTGCTCGACAACTTCGAGGGCCTGTTGACCGCGGTGCCGCACGTGACGCGCCTCCTGGCGGCGGCGCCCGGGCTCAAGGTGATGGTCACGTCGCGCACGCTCCTGCGCCTGAGCGGCGAGGTCTCCTTCCCGGTGCCGCCCATGAACCTGCCGGAGGCCGACATGCCGCTGACGCCGGCGGCGGCTCTCGAGTTCGGCGCCGTGAAGCTCTTCGTGGAGCGCGTTAGGGCGGTGCTCCCCGCCTTCGAACTGGACGACGAGGCCGTCGCCTCCGTCGTCAACGTGTGCCGGCGTCTCGACGGGCTGCCCCTCTCCATCGAGCTCGCCGCCGCGCGGCTGGGAACCATGTCGGTGAGCGCGCTGGAGGAGCGGATGACGCAGCTCCTGCCGCTCTTGACCGGCGGCCCGCGCGACGCCCCCGCCCGCCAACGCACGTTGCGCGCGACGATCGCCTGGTCCTACGACCTGCTCGACAGGGAGCAACGCGTGCTGTTCGTGCACATGGCGGTCTTCGAGGGGAGCGCCGACCTGGAGTCGATCGAGGAGGTGCTGGGACCGAAGCCCGGCATCCTCGACGGGCTGCGGGCGCTGGTGGACGCCAGCCTGTTGACGCGCCTCGACCCCGACGCGGGTCGGCTCGGCCTGCTCGAGACGCTGCGCGAGTTCGCCCGCGAGGAGCTGACGAAGGACCCGCTCCTCCCCGAGCTCGAGCGCAGACACGCGCACCACTTCCTCGAGCTGGTGGCGGCGGTGCCGGACGCCCTTCGTGGCCCCGAGCAGCAGCGGTGGCTGGAGCGCCTGCGGCACGACGAGGGCAACCTCCGCAACGCCTTCGGATGGTTCGTGAAGCAGGGCGACGCCGTCAGCGCCACCACCATGGCCGTCAGGCTGCGGCCCTACTGGCAGCGCGTCGGCGCGCTCGAGGAGGGGCGCAGGCGCCTGGCGCAGGCGGCCGCCGTGCCCGGCGAGGTCGACGATGGGTTGCGAGCACGGGCGGCCCTCGCCGACGGTGTGCTCGCGTGGCGCCAGGGCGACCTCGCCACGGCGGGCACCGTGCTGGAGCGGGCCCTGGCGCTGGCCCAGGGGGTGGCCGACGTCGTGACGGTGACGACGGCGCAGCGGGTGCTGGGGGCGCTCGCTCAGAACCACGCCGATTACCTCAAGGCCACCAGGCTGCTCGAGGCGGGCGCCGCGGGCGCCAAGGCGCGCGGCGACGTTGAGGCGGTCGCCAGCACCTACCTCAGCCTCGGCAACGTCGCGCTCGACCAGGGCCGTAGCGAGGTCGCCGTCGGCTACTACCAGGACAGCCTGCAGCTCGCCCGGCGCACCGGCGACACGTGGGGGACCGCCATGGCGCTCGACAACCTGAGCGTGGCCGCCTGGTACGCCGGCGACCTTGCCACGGCCGACCGCCTGGGCCGGGAGGCGCTAGCGCTCTATCAGGAGCTCGTCCTGCCGAGCGGCTGCGCCAACATCTGGCACCGGGACGCCCTGGTCGCTTACGCGCGCGGTGACCTCGCCACGGCCGAAGCGCAGGGGCGCGTGGCGCTGCGGGTGCGGCGGGCGCAGGGCGAGGCGCGCGGCGCGGCGTTCGTGATCTACGACCTGGCGCGGGTTGCCCTGGCCAGGGGAGACGCTGCCGGCGCCGCCACGCTCCTGGCCGAGGGTCTCGAGCTGGCCCTGCCGCAGCAGGCGCCGGTCCTCGACCTCCTGTACGTGCAGGGGACGGCCGCCTACCTGGTTCAGATGGAGCGCTTCGACGAGGCCTACGTGCTGCTACGCGTGGTCGACGCCTGGCGCGAGCGGATCGGGGTGCCCGTCGCGCCGGTCAACCGCCGCGAGGTCGAGCGCCTCAAGCAGCAGGTCGAGCGCGTGATGACGCGCAAGGAGCGCAAGGAGCGCATCGGCCTGGAGGCCATGGCGCGCCAGCTGACCTACGAGGAGGCCGTCGAGCGGGCCACCTACGCGCTGGGGATCTCGGGCTACGGGCGGACGGCCAAGGCGTGA
- the ftsZ gene encoding cell division protein FtsZ: protein MSNVDNAVIRVIGLGGGGNNAVNRMIETGLRGVEFVAANTDAQVLATSLADVRIQMGDHLTKGLGAGANPEVGEKAALEDRDRIAEALRGSDLVFITAGMGGGTGTGSAPIVAEVARELGALAIAVVTSPFQMEGPRRMAQAQEGLRRLEDKVDALIVVENQRLMTALDRKTTLQDAFRVADRVLYHGVRGISDVINVPGLINVDFADVKALLQGAGTVLMGIGAGRGENLADEAAESATHSPLLARGVEGARNLLINITGSHGLTLHDATDIVEKISEATEIDQPNVLFGVTSDEDAGDEVRVTVIAAGFDQAPQTRVLRPTHLRGGLSGGAGKAYDPSNYDIPAFLRYNPDATEN from the coding sequence ATGAGCAACGTCGACAACGCGGTCATCCGGGTGATCGGCTTGGGTGGCGGGGGGAACAACGCGGTCAACCGCATGATCGAGACGGGCCTGAGGGGCGTGGAGTTCGTGGCCGCGAACACCGACGCGCAGGTGTTGGCCACCTCGCTGGCCGACGTCCGCATCCAGATGGGCGACCACCTCACCAAGGGTCTGGGGGCCGGCGCCAACCCGGAGGTCGGCGAGAAGGCCGCCCTCGAGGACCGCGACCGCATCGCGGAGGCGCTGCGCGGCTCCGACCTGGTGTTCATCACGGCCGGCATGGGCGGCGGCACCGGGACGGGCAGCGCGCCGATCGTGGCCGAGGTCGCCCGCGAGCTGGGCGCCCTCGCCATCGCCGTCGTGACCTCCCCCTTCCAGATGGAGGGCCCGCGGCGCATGGCGCAGGCGCAGGAGGGCCTGCGGCGGCTAGAGGACAAGGTCGACGCCCTCATCGTGGTGGAGAACCAGCGCCTCATGACGGCGCTCGACCGCAAGACCACGCTGCAGGACGCGTTCCGCGTGGCCGACCGCGTGCTCTACCACGGCGTGCGTGGCATCAGCGACGTCATCAACGTGCCCGGCCTGATCAACGTCGACTTCGCCGACGTCAAGGCGCTCCTGCAGGGTGCCGGCACGGTCCTGATGGGCATCGGGGCCGGTCGCGGCGAGAACCTCGCCGACGAGGCGGCCGAGTCGGCCACCCACTCCCCGCTGCTGGCGCGCGGCGTCGAGGGGGCCCGCAACCTGCTCATCAACATCACCGGGTCGCACGGCCTCACGCTGCACGACGCCACCGACATCGTGGAGAAGATCTCGGAGGCCACCGAGATCGATCAACCCAACGTCCTGTTCGGCGTCACCAGCGACGAGGACGCCGGGGACGAGGTGCGCGTCACGGTGATCGCGGCCGGCTTCGACCAGGCGCCGCAGACGCGCGTGTTGCGCCCAACCCACCTGCGTGGCGGCCTTTCCGGCGGCGCCGGCAAGGCTTACGACCCCAGCAACTACGACATCCCGGCGTTCCTGCGCTACAACCCCGACGCGACCGAGAACTGA
- the rlmB gene encoding 23S rRNA (guanosine(2251)-2'-O)-methyltransferase RlmB, which yields MWIYGRNAVLEALRDAQVERVAVARGVQPGMLRELRRAAEAAGAQLDEVPRIQLDQALKTTQHQGVAALLPEVRTTGLDAAFELAAARGEKLLLVLLDHLTDPRNVGAIIRSAEALGAHGVVMEERRAAPLTAVVVKAAAGATAHLPLVVVKNVARTIEELKEKGVWVYGADGAADATPTDLDWDRQLALVIGSEGDGMRRLVRERCDELVAIPLAGKVGSLNAGVAAGILLYAAVTARRHASAPTAQNGK from the coding sequence ATGTGGATCTACGGGCGCAACGCCGTCTTGGAGGCCCTGCGCGACGCGCAGGTGGAGCGGGTGGCGGTCGCCCGCGGGGTGCAGCCCGGCATGCTCCGCGAGTTGCGCCGCGCCGCCGAGGCCGCGGGCGCCCAGCTCGACGAGGTCCCCCGCATCCAGCTCGACCAGGCGCTGAAGACCACGCAGCACCAGGGCGTCGCCGCCCTCCTCCCCGAGGTGCGGACGACGGGTCTTGACGCCGCCTTCGAGCTGGCCGCGGCACGCGGCGAGAAGCTCCTGCTCGTACTTCTCGACCACCTGACGGACCCCCGCAACGTCGGGGCCATCATCCGTAGCGCCGAGGCCCTTGGCGCTCACGGCGTGGTGATGGAGGAGCGCCGCGCCGCGCCCCTGACGGCTGTGGTCGTCAAGGCGGCCGCCGGCGCCACCGCGCACCTGCCCCTCGTCGTCGTCAAGAACGTCGCCCGCACCATCGAGGAGCTCAAGGAGAAGGGCGTGTGGGTGTACGGCGCCGACGGTGCCGCCGACGCCACCCCCACCGACCTCGACTGGGACAGGCAGCTGGCGCTCGTCATCGGTTCCGAGGGCGACGGCATGCGCCGCCTCGTGCGCGAGCGCTGCGACGAGCTCGTGGCCATCCCCCTGGCCGGCAAGGTCGGCTCCCTCAACGCCGGCGTCGCCGCCGGCATCCTCCTGTACGCCGCCGTCACGGCCCGGCGTCACGCTAGCGCACCCACCGCGCAGAACGGCAAGTGA
- a CDS encoding FtsQ-type POTRA domain-containing protein produces the protein MRRLLVATLVALGAALVVSRFAPRVEHVTVAGQVHHDAAAIMRLADVAVGDPFLWVTAGRVRGLAADPWVLQALVVRQWPDRVAITVRERFPALTSGATTWADDGTVLVGATPAETAGLPLLEGWGPERVTEALALLRLLRPFGVRVISYSPEGFDIELNGTRLFTPSAEALREHWSAFVSHRGGRMAVYPWGVSKAHE, from the coding sequence GTGCGTCGCCTGCTCGTCGCCACGCTCGTGGCCCTGGGCGCCGCGCTCGTCGTCAGCCGCTTCGCGCCCCGCGTCGAGCACGTGACGGTCGCCGGGCAGGTTCATCACGACGCCGCGGCCATCATGCGCCTCGCCGACGTGGCCGTCGGCGACCCGTTCCTGTGGGTGACGGCGGGGCGCGTGCGCGGCCTCGCGGCCGACCCGTGGGTGCTGCAGGCGCTGGTGGTCAGGCAGTGGCCCGACAGGGTGGCCATCACCGTCCGGGAACGCTTCCCCGCGCTGACCAGCGGCGCGACCACCTGGGCCGACGATGGTACAGTCCTTGTCGGCGCGACCCCGGCCGAGACGGCTGGGCTACCACTGCTCGAGGGCTGGGGGCCGGAGCGCGTCACGGAGGCTCTCGCCCTCCTGAGGCTGCTGCGGCCGTTTGGTGTCAGGGTGATAAGCTACTCGCCGGAAGGGTTCGACATCGAGTTGAACGGCACACGGCTTTTCACGCCAAGCGCTGAGGCTCTGCGCGAGCACTGGTCGGCATTCGTCAGCCACCGTGGGGGCCGCATGGCGGTCTACCCTTGGGGAGTGAGCAAGGCACATGAGTGA
- a CDS encoding NUDIX hydrolase has protein sequence MREVKFRGRLITVATLDGHWEVVEHPDAVAVLVARGRELLGVRQARPAVGAATWEIPAGLIEPGESPAEAAAREAAEEVHLAGELVPVTRLYASPGFTDELCHLFELTRTRQARADADPGEHLVPEWRDALEVWTAVANGSETTSGVTLLAVRHLLARCGTFV, from the coding sequence ATGCGAGAGGTCAAGTTCCGCGGCAGGCTCATCACCGTGGCGACCTTGGACGGCCACTGGGAGGTGGTGGAGCACCCCGACGCGGTGGCCGTCCTCGTGGCGCGGGGCCGGGAGCTGCTCGGCGTCCGGCAGGCGCGCCCTGCGGTGGGCGCCGCCACGTGGGAGATCCCCGCCGGCCTGATCGAGCCGGGCGAGTCGCCGGCCGAGGCGGCCGCCCGCGAGGCGGCCGAGGAGGTCCACCTGGCAGGGGAGCTCGTCCCCGTCACGCGCCTCTACGCCTCGCCCGGCTTCACCGACGAGCTCTGCCACCTGTTCGAGTTGACCCGCACGCGCCAGGCTAGAGCCGACGCCGACCCGGGCGAGCACCTCGTGCCCGAGTGGCGCGACGCGCTCGAGGTGTGGACCGCGGTGGCGAACGGGAGCGAGACGACCTCGGGCGTCACGCTGCTCGCTGTCAGGCACCTGCTGGCGCGCTGCGGCACGTTCGTGTGA
- the ftsA gene encoding cell division protein FtsA → MSDEHIIVGLDIGTTKICTVIGEVASDGVLDIIGEGTVPSDGLRKGVVVNLERTIAAVRQSVAAAQRVAGVEVHSAWVGVAGSHLKALTSHGMTAIRRGYDVTRSDVDRTIENARAVPLEANMEILHVIPQEYVVDGNDGIKDPLGMSGVRLEVDVHIVAGAQGPLQNLRRCATDAGIGVDGMVVQALASGLAVLNRGEQELTTLLIDVGGGTTDVGVFRRGTLAHSAVIPLGGDHITQDISQLLRIPPDEAERVKRRYGVALPELADRDVELEVANPSYTATISTFELAQVIRPRVVEILDMVRRDIEQRMGALELLAGNVVITGGAALMPGVEQVANDRFRLPVRIGKPDGVSGLADVVASPAHATAVGLVRYGMAQGPVVVPSTRRPVADDAEGLFGRIRRVLKDFF, encoded by the coding sequence ATGAGTGACGAACACATCATCGTCGGGCTCGATATCGGCACCACCAAGATCTGCACCGTCATCGGCGAGGTCGCGTCCGACGGGGTGCTCGACATCATCGGCGAGGGCACGGTGCCTTCCGACGGCCTGCGCAAGGGGGTCGTCGTCAACCTGGAGCGCACCATCGCGGCCGTGCGCCAGTCGGTGGCAGCCGCCCAGCGCGTCGCCGGCGTCGAGGTCCACTCCGCCTGGGTCGGGGTGGCGGGCAGCCACCTGAAGGCGCTCACCAGTCACGGCATGACGGCCATACGGCGCGGCTACGACGTCACCCGCTCCGACGTCGACCGCACCATCGAGAACGCCCGCGCGGTGCCGCTCGAAGCGAACATGGAGATCCTCCACGTGATCCCGCAGGAGTACGTGGTCGACGGCAACGACGGCATCAAGGACCCGCTCGGCATGTCCGGCGTGCGCCTCGAGGTCGACGTGCACATCGTCGCCGGCGCCCAGGGACCCCTGCAGAACCTGCGGCGGTGCGCCACCGACGCGGGCATCGGCGTCGACGGCATGGTCGTGCAGGCGCTCGCCTCCGGACTGGCCGTGCTGAACCGCGGCGAGCAGGAGCTCACGACCCTCCTGATCGACGTCGGCGGCGGCACGACCGACGTGGGCGTGTTCCGCCGCGGCACCCTGGCGCATTCCGCCGTCATCCCGCTGGGTGGCGACCACATCACGCAGGACATCAGCCAGCTGCTGCGCATCCCGCCGGACGAAGCAGAGCGCGTCAAGCGCCGCTACGGCGTTGCCCTGCCCGAGCTGGCCGACCGCGACGTGGAGCTGGAGGTCGCCAACCCCAGCTACACCGCCACCATCTCGACCTTCGAGCTGGCGCAGGTCATCAGGCCGCGCGTCGTGGAGATCCTCGACATGGTCAGGCGCGACATCGAACAGCGCATGGGCGCCCTCGAGCTGCTGGCGGGCAACGTGGTCATAACCGGCGGCGCGGCCCTGATGCCGGGGGTGGAGCAGGTGGCCAACGACCGCTTCCGCCTGCCCGTCCGCATCGGCAAGCCCGACGGCGTCTCCGGCCTGGCCGACGTGGTCGCCAGCCCGGCCCACGCCACGGCGGTGGGGTTGGTACGTTACGGCATGGCGCAGGGTCCCGTGGTCGTCCCGTCCACGCGCCGCCCGGTGGCCGACGACGCCGAGGGCCTCTTCGGCAGGATCCGCAGGGTACTGAAGGACTTCTTCTAA